The genomic DNA CTACATTCTGTAAAAGCCAgttcacagctgtagtttctgTTAAAATTGAAAGATTACAAGTTTCACCGCATTCATCCTGTTATCACTTCTCTTTCGACCTTCACGTAGAACCAAAGCTGTTGAGCTCTGGCTCGATTATCTATACTAGACTATAACATCAGGAAGTTGAAATCAGCGGTACCTTTGAATGTTTGAACTTGATGTTGGAGACCAGCTCAGTCACCTGATCGCCCTGTATCCTATCTCAAAGCTGCGTTCAGAAATGAGGGGCGTTTATGCAGGAAGCGAACTGCTCATCACGCATCGCTTTGACAGTTGGTCGCTAGCAGACGATTTGGGCTCTGGTTGTCAAGGCATTTACCACGCCATACTATATAACAGTTAACAGCATCTTTTGTTTCACTCACATCAATATTAACTAAGTGCTCATCTAGAAGTTGCAAAAACTTCACATGGCCAGAGGTTATTTCACTCGTCATTGCTTCAAGTTGCTAGATATGTCATTGACTTTCTGTTATCGCCGATTGCCCAGTTGATTGTCGCTTCCTGTGTGGAGAGCAAAAACTTTACTGCTCACTACTTTATATAAAGTCAGCTCTCAGTTTCCTGCCACAGAAACTGCCGCAGACcaatatatattttctgtttctaaTAGTCATATTGTTTTTAATGGGAAAACTACAAGAGTTTGGAAGAAAATTTTGAATCTGCTGAGAAATTTTTCCAAATCTCTTGCAGATGCATGGAAATGTATTTGATTTTTGAGCCAAGTTTAACTTACAGGAGATAACGGTGTAAAATTCTCAGGGCTGAAGAATATATTCAAgcccttttttcatttttttaatggacCAATCTAGAAGTGATCAAGCAAACTGTAGTGATTTTACAGGAACGTCGTCACAGCCTGTTTTCAGCCATGAACTTCAGAAAGTGTCAGGAGAATCAGATCAGGACAAGCCGTCCTTTCTCACACGTGTCAAACAGCAGGAGACAGCTTGGACAAATGATCACTGCTGGAAACACTGTATGCAATTTAGGCTACATCGTCACAtacactggtgtttttataaagaaaagaaaaaaaaacaaaaaatgtttatcGCTAAAGCAACACACATTGATAGAACTCTTGATAGAACTCTAATCATACAGAGATGTTGATGTCTCAcggcaaaaaaaaagagggaaaaatgtTTGTCGTCCTCATCCACGTGTAAATGCAGAAACTGAGTTTCCAAACTACTGTTTTGTGTAGGAGGTGCCAAACATGATGTGCATTTGCTAGATGGAAGGTTAAAGACTGATTAACACATATGTCTTTGTGGGGTATAAAGTTCGAGGCTATAGTGAGCTAAAATGGACACGGTGACTCATTCATGGAACTGTATAAGAGGCGGCATTGTTGGTTTTTGCCCTCAGATCTCATTCTTCTTCCTTTCCTCCACCCTCAGGCCCTGACCTCAGAGCTGGCTCAGGCACGTGATGAATCCAAGAATACCGCCAACGACCTCCTCCACAGTGAGAACGTGCGAGCTGGCCGAGACAAATACAAGACTCTGCGACAGATCAGGCAGGGCAACACCAAGCAGAGGATCGATGAGTTCGAAGCCTTATAAGGAGCCCTCGGAAAACGTACCCTTTCTGAATGGTCACTACATATCTCACTCTTCGACTGCCAGATCAACACACAACCATACCCGGACATGTTTAACACACTGCTGCAGACTGAATTGAAGCAGTATAAGCAGAGCAGAAGCATCACTACAGAGAGCAAGAAACTCCTGTTATGTGTGCCCTGCTGGATGCAGGGCTTTGCAAACCCTCTGAAGAAATATTAGTGCCAAAAACTTTCCCTTTTGTCTCTACTTAGTGTTTCATTTCCCGTTTGTGTATTTAATTGTGTAATTTGAGCAATTCAGACCAAAAATAGTCATCTGTTTTTAGAGGTGGGATGGAGTGGGGGATTAGCCaaattattttagtattttatgaTGCGCACAGAGAGAAAATAGTACAAGCTTTGCTTATTTTTGATGGAGGACCGTTTGTTGTTCATGGCGACCACTCAGAAAGGGGGAACGAgcagaaaaatagtttttattttccatcataTTTGAACACTTCCATTTATGTTTAATATTGCTATTCTGTAGGTTAAAAAAATTAATCCCTAGTTGGATATTTATATATGGGACATTTAAAAAGGGTATTTCATTTTGGTTTGTATATTTTTGCTATCTTCTGATAACAAAACATTCAatatgttttaaagattttataTATTGACCAAACAACAACGGTCTTATGTTCCATATGTTTTCCTTTAGATCaataaattaaagaaatattcattgtaaattattattttttaccgTAGGAAATATATTCAGCTGCATGCTATTAAAATCACGTCAGAAGATCTCTAGCTATCTAGGTActtttatcattatcattattattattaataacattattattattgtttttttgccaTGCAGTTCACAGAACAGCGATGCATCTTTTTCTTGAGAGCAGGTTTAATATTTCTGTTTCTGCCTGTTCCGTGTCATGTCACTGAAGAGTGAGAAacgaacattttcacactctaAAGTGGCCTTTGGTCGCCCCTCTGCAGGGGTCAGTCCCAGACAGCCGCTCGACACGTCTCAGCCAAGGTGCTTAGtcacccaaaaaacaaaaaacaacaacaataagatGCAATTCTGAAAacctttggggttttttttttgtttgtgttacatCTCCAGAGTTTCATGGACTGACCCAGATTGAATAAAACCAAGTCTCATGTTCTCCTTTCTGGACATTTATTAGTATTTACTGACTCACAGCTCTGCTGGACTTTGTATATGAACAGGATTTTATATTGAGGTGTTTAAGAATttggcaattaaaaaaaaaagattacatgtctgtgtgtactttgtaaaatatatatttcaaagTAAGTAGACACTTCTGTCCTCATTCTTTCTGGACCGGGATGTTTTAATGGGTTTGCCTTATGCCTCTGAGTCTTAGCCTTGCTAGCCCATGTGGGTTTAACCATGTAAAGCCAAGTGTATCATATctgatacaaattaaaactcatatatgcaaattaatataaatatatatatttgtcagGAGGTTCAATAAAAtcaattttcaaaaaatatTAGAATTTTCTGGTCATTCTGTCATTGTTCTGGGTTTACAGTGTTAAAGACAGACCAGGATGACAGGATGGATTGCTTTGGAGGTTGTATCAATTTTCATGTTCTCCCAAACAACGACTGCTGGGCGCTGATGATAATAGCTTTGTCAGGCGTTGGCATTACAAAGCCAAACTGTATGAAAAGGTAGTCCAAAGACTTGGGACTGGTTCTGGCTTGGGATGTTGTGAGattgatgtttgtgtttttgaataAAAGAAGTCACCAGATGTTCAATGAATTGAAAATGAAACGTGATGCAGAAATTTCCTTTCAAGATGAGCTCTAAAATGAAGTCAGACACGCTAAATGCTTCCCAAAAAGTAgagctttatatttataatatcAGCATGTCAGGACTCCCTCACGTTGTTTTGATTCATATTCagatacttttatttttacaaaagcaattcagtgtgacagaaaaataaataaaatgacaaaaaacgaaaacagacatGCACGTGGAAGCTGATCGACTTATTATCTGACAGCTATACTACACATACACTGTAAATAGTTGAATGCTAAATGAGCGTCTTAAAGTGCTGgatgtaaacaaaaataaataaataaataaataaataaatacaatgagTCTGTAAGCGGCCTGTGCCGCTGCTGGCTTCAATTTCTCCACCTGTTGACGCAGGCGAGCTGACGTCACGCTTAACCTGGTGAGCCTCCAGTTGCCATGGTGAGCCGGGAGAACGCGGAGTCAACAGAATTCCAGGTCAGTGACATCACTGCCCCCAGCACAGAAACCGCCTTATTCCttctcttcttctgctgctgctttcacaCGCCGCGTCCACAGAGACAAGAAACGTGTCTTTGTACTCGAAGAGCCGCTGtgtggtgtgtctgtgcgtgtgtgtctgaagCGACTCAAACTGCTTCCGCTCCACCGCCGGGTGTGGCTCcagatttcatttgtcagtaACGTTAGCTTAGCGTCTCTTCCACTAATTTTATTTGCATGGACGTTTTGTTGCTGCTCTCCTCTGACAGAAGAACATGGGCATTAACGAGGAAAATGGGTCTGAACGGATCGACGAATGTCAGCAGAGAGGCCTTGAACGGAAGTGGCATCACTTTAACTGTTTAACATTTATAAAGCAATAAAATTGTACGTGCTAGCCGTCTGCAACTATGAAGCATCCACAAGCAGTTAATAAACAAATATGTCGGTATGTTAGGTACAACCTCCATCAGGAAGCTGGCTTATCCAATCTTTCTTTAGCTTAAAACTGCAGCACAGGATATTATAAAGTAATTATTAAACAGACTTGGAGCCCATGGTTATAGACTGTAACTTGATTTTTTCAAGTTTCAAGGTGCTtagcagatgaaaaaaaaaaagaaacagaaagctaAATAAATATAACAAGCATAAATAATGTTTCTATAAagcaattgattttttttatagtcTGTTCTATAAtgcaaaaaaatattaattaatcaCAACTGCTTTGCTTGAGGTGGTGTATACATTCATAACGATTGTAGATGCTTCACAGGCGGCATTAAAGTGTTTCCACAGAGGATGTTCAGAAGTGGATCTCTGCTGTTATTGTTCCATTCAAGTCCCCATTATGGTGCCTCAGAGAGGCAGGAGGTGCTTTGATCCCACAGAGTGACGTCCTGGACGAGCAGCAGTGGAGGACTTCAgtctccctcttttttttttgaaatggGCGTCTTGTGGATGAGCTCTCTGCTGGCTCCCAGTCAGACGCCTAAATGAGACAcgtacatacacaaacacacgagTTATGTAAACACTCCCTCATGCTTGTTGAACAATGTTGAACAATTACACTTGCGTTCAAAAAGTCACACACCAGAACACACATAGCACACCTGAGGCCTGCTCACACAAGGAGACACACAGGGCCACAATGACGTGTATTTACACTCTGAGTCATGTTTACACTAATGGGAAGGTGTGAAGGACGGTTAGTGGATCATTGCTATGTGGCCCAGTTTGCCTTAAAGGACAACACAAGGTATCCAAAACAGATCCTCTCCTGACCCCTAGTGCCAAAATGAATGCACCTAAAAGGTTAAGGCTCTTGAAATGTGCctttaaaaattatattaaacTCAATTACAGCtcacttaaataaaaaaataattttttttacttattttatttcatttttattagtaGACCCTGACCAGCCTTTTCTGAAAAGTGTTGATGACGTTCTCTTAAAATAGTGGTTTTCATAGCTCGCACCTCAGCCCACTTGATAACCACACCAGAAAACCACCTGGAGGATTTCGAACAACATGATATCACTAGCAAATAAAGTAACCTTTAGTCAGAAGAAAACTTTTATTTCAATATTAaatcatttatatttgacatatattaaaatatttgttcTGGGGACACTGGCAGAGATGAGTGTAGGTGtaagtgggttgcaaagtggtttGCAGGCCAAAGCAGCTTTAATATTGCCCTATATGATTTAATTTGccaatttaaatgaataaaaaggtaTCAGGTGAcccagatcagctgatctgatAGGTTTACGCTTGTGCTCGACTATGTGACCTCAAACTCACGTACATACACCTTGTAAATTACAGCTTTCAGAATCACTGTCCCACTTGTACTACACCACCTACTACATAtgaactaaaaaacacatgaacTACACAAGCCTGACGAAAACAAAGCGCTAGACAGACGTTTAAGCAAGCTACAAACTCACCATGACTCCGGCCAGCGGTTCTCCTCACTCCTGATCACCTCCGTTTTGTCTTTCAGGCTGAAGGACACAGGAAGGAGATTTTATAGAAAACCACTTCCATATCAGCCATACAGGCAAAAGTCTTCAGCAATAATAAACAAATCTTTTCTGCCGTGCTCCATTTTACCTTCGGACACAGTGGATACCAGTTAAAGCACTGGAATGCCTTGTCTTCAAATCTCCAGCCGTCCAGAGGGATGAGGACTTCACCAAGAAAAACTTTCCTTTTCAGGGTACCTGAATGCCACACAGTCGCCTGTAGCCTCTTTCCAATGAGCATGTTGCGCTGTATGCCATActgtgaaaaacatttaaattttaGTGAATGCTGTTTACGTTcacaacatttatttaaatgttttctttaaacacTGATTAAGCACatgagtttatggtctcagGGCCTAGTTTTGAGTGTTATAGAGCAGCGGATGATATTATTTTTGTAAAATTGAATCAGAGTCAGAAAGGGAGTTAGCCGGGGTACCATGGAGTGTCCCCCAGTTTTAAGTTCTTGCTCTTTATTTCTGGCTTTAAAACACCCAGATGACTGTAGTGAAAAGGCTCAGCTCAAGTCTTCACAGCAGGACTTTACATCAATTACTGAGCGACGTCACAGTGGCtatatccatcttttatatacagactATGATGGCATCTCAGAGTAGATCATATTTTTGATGCACCAGATAAAAAACTTTCAAAGGAAGAATTTACTGCCCATGAAATCAATAATTTTGTTTCTATAAGTCATGAGCATGCATATGTGCATGCTGCAAGTTTTATTAAACTGATGACACATAGAGACATCCAAAAATAGCTGAAGAGGTTCTTTGTTTTTACCTTCAAAACTTCATTGTAAACCGGATCAGTCGTGTTCTTCTTCACTGACGTCTTCAGTTTGCAGCTCTTGTCCGGCAGCACGTAGATTTTCACGTATCTGTGCAgcagaatacaaaataaaaaaatgctgttGAAGCTTTGATGGAAAATCACAGGAAATGCGCTCTGCCTCTTTGTGTTGCACAGAGTGACATCAAACGTGTCCTTACGGGTGACACTTCCTCTTCTTGCTGTCTCCGTAGGACAGGTTTCTGCAGGTGCCGACTGTGATCTCCAGACGGGAGGTGTTGGTGTTGAAGGCCAGAGCCAGCTCCAGTTCTCCGGTCACAGAAACGCTCTCAAAGCCCAACTCTGTGCtggtgctgctgcagctgccctGAGGGAGCCAAATACAGGTTATAGCATCAATTTTACACTTCAGAGGAAAAGGATGAGAGAGGTGTGAGAGAGGATAATTATAAGAGGGGATTTTGTGATCAGGGCTGTTACTTTTGAATATTTTAACCACCGGATGTTGTTTGGggattttattcaattttttttttttttaatgaaaatcaGCTGTGACTTACTCTCTTCCCTTCAGAGTACTCAGAACCGAATGAAGTCTCGTCCTCTGCCCCGGTGGAGGAGCCCTCCTGGTCGCTGTCTTTGCTTTTCTTGAACAGGTTTGGAAGACTTGGGACTTTGAAGAGctgcacaaagaaagaaagtcgTTTTCTTTACTCTGCTTTTGAACTTTTTTATATGATATAAAACTAGAAAACATCAAGGAGCAGTTTAGgcacaaaaagcaaaaagtcGCACTCTCTCTCAGATTTGAGGTTGCTGATGTTATTCCCTGTCATCACCAGCAGGTGCTGCTAAAGGCCCTGAATCAGTTCCCCGTTTTATCTGTGATTTCCCGCTTCCACTCTCAGGCCCAAATATGTGCTCTGCAAAAACACTTTCACTTGCAGCAGAAGCAGCGCTACCACCACAAACTCGACTTGAGTTCAGTGACTGATGCTTTCGACCTACCGTGCTCGatttgtttatgtctgtgtctgACAGGCTCTTTTGGGTGGAGTGGGTAAAGCTCGAGCCTCTCCATCTGTTGTCGACCTTCAGCAGATCTTCACGGACGTCGTTTTGAGAATTGGAAATCTCTGCAAAGGGAAATGTAAGAAAAGCACAACCCAGTAAATGCCTGTTTACTGGAAAACAAATTTAACGAAGAGGTGCATCCTGTGCTCGGACAAACAACGCTGCTCAAAGAGCTGTGCATGCGTGGTGGTGTTATCTCCTGCATCATCTAAAGCCTCTTTTGCTGATGCAGTAGGTGTCATGAGCTCacgaggctttttttttcttctaaattaTCTCTGGTGAATTTCCTTTGTGGTTATTACTGTGCGTATATTGAGCTCATGATCAGAGTGTGTTTGATAACATCCACAGGAAGTGATGCTACTAATTTCGAAGCAACAATTTCTCACAACTGCACACTGAGAGTATCTGTTGTGTGTTGCACTTTCTGTTATTAAGAAGTAAAGAATTACTGAGCCTGGCAATGCTGACCGCTGGGCCGAGGTTGAACAACGACTTACTTTTAATGTGACTCGTGAAGGAAACCATTAGATTTTCCACAGATTTGGTGAAAGGCTTTGAGTTTTTCCAATCCTGCAGatcaaaaaaagtaataatgatTAATCACTTTATACATGTTTCATTTTAACTTGtaaaaaaaatgggaaaagaaaataatactTTACCCCAGATCTGCTCAGGAAGTGATAATCCAAGTGAGGTGGAGGAGTGGGAGGCACAATGGATATATGACTGCGAAGATACACGAgtcaaaaaatgtaattttacaaCCACATCGGGACAGAGACTTAACCTGatgtagaaaaataaacacttagAAGGTAAATAATACCTCAGCACATTGTAGGTCTTCAGTAGATTCTCCCCAACCGTCTCATATTTGTCTGAAAGGACATCAGGAAGGAAcagaaaaccatttaaatatCCTTAATAGTTAAGTGTTATGATGCCTAGCCACACTATGAACTGAACACATAAAGCCAGCAACATAAAACAACTGCGTTCATTCATATTTTATGAGTCAGTGTAGCTGAACAAGCGTGCATTAATATTGAATaatgatttatatttaaaaaaggaaaagcagctGTGTATGCAGCATGCAAGCGATCCTCTATACTTATTTACAGCTGCTGCCAGTTTAATGTCTACAAGTTCAGAACATATGATAACCATGAGAATATTTTAATCTCTCcctttttaaattaatgttcTCAGGATTGTAACTCAAGGAGGCGACCTGTGCTGTTTACTGAACATCAGAGCTGTGAGCTCTAACTTGTGATTGACGGTCATGTTAAACTCTATCTGGAGGGTTGCTGTCGGACGAGCAGACTCTATCTCTATCAGTTGCAAAGGCAGCAAGTGTACTCATAACTTCCTTAGTCTCTTAGGGATGTGAGACAGCAGTCCCAGTTCAGAATTGCAAGCCAACAAGTTGGAGTAAGAAGCTGCAGGTTGGGTCAGTGATCATTCCTGTGTTTGATACTCAATAATAATGTTATTAGGAGTTTTGGTGACTCCTCTGGGcccttttttatttctcttttatttgGTTAGCTTTAGTTTTATGTTGAAACGACAGTGTTCTGGAGTGTAATGAAATAATGCCGAACAGTATCGTGGCATCTCTGCTGCTCTGACACTCAAACTGAATTTCGGATTTGATTGTTGTTTGCCCTGCACACTGTCTGAAGATGTAGCGCTAAAAAtcagagataaaaaaaattctttagcAGAGGATGTGCAGACCAGAGATGGGGGAAGTTACCCCCACACCCTGCAAATCACACCCTATGTGTATGCATGCAGTTTGGGTTTTGCATACAAACCTGTGGTGACTGGaaatttctttgacttttcttcTAGAAACCATTCTCCGGACTTGATTTTTACATCCCTGTGAAGAGGAAGAGCGCCGTGATGAGCAGGTAGAAATGACAAGACGGCCACAATCAATAAAACTACAACTGCAACatcttcatttctcttttgaattTAGCTTTAGTTTGACAAATGTATCTTCGTTCTTTCACAGATAATTAAAGTAGTAAAAGAACAGTTACATCCTTTTCTGAAAGACAAGGCGTAGGTTTCGGAGAAAAACATGCCCCCTCAGTATTCAGAACAAATCATCTATAAATGTGGACACATTTTTACACATGTAAAATACCCACACTGAAAATGAAGAGGCCAAAAATACGTGTAGGAAATACACCTAATCTAAATTTCACTTTTCAGAGATGCTATCTGCATATTTCAAATGTTTATGACAGAGTCCATATAGGGGAAGGGAAGGGGAAGTTTTAAAGAAGCGACAGGATGTGTTAAAATATCTCGTCCCATCTTAACAAGCTAATTAGCGTCACAGCTATTTTAAATAGGACTTGGGACACTTTAAAAGTTATTAGAATAGTTTGTGGTTGATTACCAAACAGCTGGAATGTTGATGATTAATTAAAACAGCGACACTTGACCTGAAACTCATGTTAAAGTTGTAGATTTAATGTAGGTATCAATCAGTCTGAGCGCAGACCTTATTATTATCGGTTTTCACTCATTATCATTTCCTTCATAAATCTGCTCAACAGAATAATTACCCACATTTTTATGGAGTTGGAGTTCATCTACTCTTGCTGTGGTTAGTCGGCTCTTGAGGGATTTATTTCAATCATGTTGCTTTAGTGTCCTTGACacaatttcctctttttttgtaGCAATCGGTGCCTTTTAAACTGCAAGTCAGTCTTTTCATCATGTTCCTGCAACTGAGGAGGGGGGTTTCAGTCTTTACGTGAAGCTGCTGACTGGAGAAACTGCAGTTTAACAGGGGTGTAGCTAAATCTAGGCTCTTAGTGGTTTGGTCCACTGTCCCCTATTCCCTAATgcctttactttgaaggggaaTCTTATACTGTTACGGGGAACGTTTTATGGATGCGGGAAGTCCGTCCACAATTAAATTAGTGTTCTAAATCATTGAATTATCAAATAATTGGTCAGGTTTTTATTTCTAATGTCATTTTCTGATCTCCCACGGACTGTTTAACCATTTCATTGGATAGTTCAGCATGACGACGAGCTCTCTCAACAGtacacaaacagagtaaaagTGAAAGTGTGAGATTTGAGCCTCAGTTACAGTAACCTTCAGTCAGTCACTGCTGGGCTTTACACACGCACAGTCATTCAGTGCTTGATTTGAGCCTCGCTGAGTCACACATTTCAACCCTCTGTACAGCAGGCTCGCTGGTGGCCTCCCTACCTGTATGCGTGGCAGACCGTGCACTTCCAGATCGCTGCTCCCACACGACACTTGTTGCAGATGCGGTGGCTGCAGCCGCGGCAGACTGCGCCAGAGTTCCAGAACTTTCCCAGCGGCCTCTGGCAGCGGGCGCAGGTCCGCTCGCCGTACTGCCGGGCATAGCTCTTTGCACCCTTCCTTCGGAGCTCCTGCAGGTCGTATTTCATCCTCCTGAGAATAGGGAGAACCACAGAGAGCTTTAACTGCGAGATTCACAGACATTTCTCTTCTGACAATAATGAACAGTTTTTagaacattttaatattttaaacatCCTTCAGAAATGCATCACTCTGTTATAGATGCTCAACATAAAGCCAGCAGATAAAAAATTCTTCTGGATATAAAAACTGAAGAACAGcatggtttttaaaaagtatgccCTTATATGGGGACAATGGGGACATATGAGGTTTCTTTGAGAGCGTAACACAAAGTTACCATAGTTAAACAAGGTTTTATAACACTATATTGAGCAGAATTAAGTGTcagctgcaaaaaaacaaaacaaaaaaaccccaaaaccaaCAAGATTTAAAGTCCCCGTGTGAGAAGAAggttctttctttattttacgGCACAGTATGAACTTCTGATATCACACTCATGTCTGTATGTTAAGTATGAAACTACTAACAGTTCAGATTTGTAACAGGTAACATCTCTGAAACAGGTTTTGTTTTCAGAAGAATCATATTTTCGCTTTCACGTAATCAATATAAGAGCAGTCGGCCCTGCCTCCTTCCAGCATCCCTAAAAATCTAATTTCATCCCAGCACCTATTAACACTGTTTGAAATGACCCACCTGATCCTGTCTTCTTCGATTGCTCGCATCTGTTTGTCTCTCCGAAGAACCTCCAggatgctctctctctccataaCTTGAAGCAAACTTAAATCCAtgtttttgaattaaaaaaaagaaagaaatactgGTTCAGGTCTTCTGTCACTGTCACAGGtcctgctctctctgtctctcctctctgcttcaccgttttcttttttcactcctgtctcctcctcctctcctctttagTCCTCCCCCTCACTGGGCCCAACCCTCAGATCGTCTCTTTCGTCTTCTGGAACTGAAAGATTAAAATAAGGGAGATAGCAAGGTTATTTCGCGAGCAGCGGAGATTCCCCTTTCCACATCAGAAAGCTACTTGTAGTATTTCTACTTGAATGATTTAAAATAACCTTCTTATCTCCAAGAATACCCGGGATGACGTAAATAGTTGCTCGGCGGCACAGGATGTCATGAAAAAATGACATGTCCAGATCTGTGATGATCAGTTACCCCTCATTTCCCCTCATGCTGCT from Maylandia zebra isolate NMK-2024a linkage group LG15, Mzebra_GT3a, whole genome shotgun sequence includes the following:
- the sytl3 gene encoding synaptotagmin-like protein 3 → MDLSLLQVMERESILEVLRRDKQMRAIEEDRIRRMKYDLQELRRKGAKSYARQYGERTCARCQRPLGKFWNSGAVCRGCSHRICNKCRVGAAIWKCTVCHAYRDVKIKSGEWFLEEKSKKFPVTTDKYETVGENLLKTYNVLSHISIVPPTPPPHLDYHFLSRSGDWKNSKPFTKSVENLMVSFTSHIKKISNSQNDVREDLLKVDNRWRGSSFTHSTQKSLSDTDINKSSTLFKVPSLPNLFKKSKDSDQEGSSTGAEDETSFGSEYSEGKRGSCSSTSTELGFESVSVTGELELALAFNTNTSRLEITVGTCRNLSYGDSKKRKCHPYVKIYVLPDKSCKLKTSVKKNTTDPVYNEVLKYGIQRNMLIGKRLQATVWHSGTLKRKVFLGEVLIPLDGWRFEDKAFQCFNWYPLCPKPERQNGGDQE